A genome region from Streptomyces antimycoticus includes the following:
- a CDS encoding AfsR/SARP family transcriptional regulator, whose translation MRQVEFGILGPMEVRVDGRLLPVDGAKQRTVLAALLLSGGRVVSDDRLSELLWGRNPPVTMTAQLYTHISRLRKRCAPWLHLARRGPGYTMDHSGARFDWEDFQRLAEQGRGELADGRYADAAERLQSALALWRGPALSDVTGFLEETELPRLEEARISAVEHRIEAELALGRHARCVPELTRLVAEHPLREALRGQLMTALYRCDRRADALAVYERGRRVLRDELGMDPGAGLRHVHHGVLRGDLPGPAAPEPVRVRLHKAGRAGVPGPESMAGDIWAGLVPAMLPTDIGDLSGRAEQLAVVVGGLRAPGRGGATVLTGAPGTGTSALAVHAAHRCREDFPHGQLYADLREEDGGPKDPLDVLGWFLRALGAGHHDLPAALDERAQLYRSRLDGRRALVVLDNAVEDRQVRPLLVNGDGCRTLITGHSSLTSVEGVRLVRLDPLDPAEGRLLLAALAGPGRVAAEPEAADRIVARCDGLPLALRICAARLAAYPQWRLAHLADRLAPADRRLGELSLGSLDVRATLGRCHARLAPTARYAFRALAHREEGSAFTARQAAVELRWPEGRTEDVLESISEVRLLDIVADGDQLRYRYRPLVRLFAREQRGRGPGPQPPVHVTG comes from the coding sequence GTGCGGCAGGTGGAGTTCGGAATCCTCGGACCGATGGAGGTGCGCGTGGACGGGCGGCTGCTGCCCGTCGACGGTGCCAAACAGCGGACCGTGCTGGCCGCCCTGCTGCTCTCCGGCGGCCGGGTGGTCTCGGACGACCGGCTCAGCGAGCTGCTGTGGGGGCGCAATCCGCCGGTCACGATGACCGCGCAGCTCTACACCCATATCTCGCGGCTGCGCAAACGCTGCGCTCCCTGGCTCCACTTGGCCCGCCGGGGCCCGGGATACACCATGGACCACAGCGGGGCCCGGTTCGACTGGGAGGATTTCCAGCGCCTGGCCGAGCAGGGGCGCGGGGAGCTCGCCGACGGCCGGTACGCGGACGCCGCCGAGCGGCTGCAGTCCGCCCTGGCGCTGTGGCGTGGGCCCGCCCTGTCGGATGTGACCGGCTTCCTGGAGGAGACGGAGCTGCCGCGTCTGGAGGAGGCCCGGATCAGCGCGGTGGAGCACCGTATCGAGGCGGAGCTGGCGCTGGGCCGGCACGCCCGGTGCGTACCCGAACTGACTCGGCTGGTGGCCGAGCATCCGCTCCGGGAGGCGCTGCGCGGCCAGTTGATGACCGCCCTGTACCGGTGTGACCGGCGGGCGGACGCGCTGGCGGTCTACGAGCGCGGACGGCGGGTGCTGCGCGACGAGCTCGGGATGGACCCCGGCGCGGGACTGCGCCATGTCCACCACGGCGTGCTGCGCGGCGATCTGCCCGGCCCCGCCGCCCCGGAGCCGGTCCGGGTGCGGCTGCACAAGGCGGGGCGGGCGGGCGTCCCCGGACCCGAGTCGATGGCCGGGGATATCTGGGCCGGTCTGGTGCCCGCCATGCTGCCGACCGACATCGGCGATCTGAGCGGGCGCGCCGAGCAGCTCGCGGTCGTCGTGGGCGGGCTGCGGGCCCCCGGGCGCGGCGGGGCGACGGTGCTGACCGGCGCTCCGGGCACGGGCACCTCGGCGCTGGCGGTGCACGCCGCGCACCGGTGCCGTGAGGACTTCCCGCACGGGCAGCTCTACGCCGATCTGCGGGAGGAGGACGGCGGGCCCAAGGATCCGCTGGATGTGCTCGGCTGGTTCCTGCGGGCGCTCGGCGCCGGCCATCACGATCTGCCCGCCGCCCTGGACGAGCGGGCGCAGCTGTACCGCAGCCGACTGGACGGCCGCCGGGCGCTGGTGGTGCTGGACAACGCGGTCGAGGACCGGCAGGTGCGCCCGCTGCTGGTGAACGGCGACGGCTGCCGCACCCTGATCACCGGCCACTCCTCGCTCACCTCGGTGGAGGGGGTGCGCCTGGTGCGGCTGGATCCGCTGGACCCCGCGGAGGGGCGGCTGCTGCTGGCGGCGCTCGCGGGGCCGGGGAGGGTGGCGGCGGAGCCGGAGGCGGCCGACCGGATCGTGGCGCGGTGCGACGGGCTTCCGCTGGCGCTGCGGATCTGCGCGGCGCGGCTGGCGGCGTATCCGCAGTGGCGGCTGGCGCATCTGGCGGACCGGCTGGCGCCCGCGGACCGGCGGCTGGGCGAGCTGTCCCTGGGCAGCCTCGATGTGCGGGCGACCCTGGGCCGCTGTCACGCCCGGCTGGCGCCGACGGCCCGGTACGCGTTCCGGGCGCTGGCGCATCGGGAGGAGGGCTCCGCGTTCACGGCGCGTCAGGCGGCCGTGGAGCTGCGGTGGCCGGAGGGGCGTACCGAGGACGTGCTGGAGTCGATCTCGGAGGTCCGCCTGCTGGACATCGTCGCCGACGGGGATCAACTGCGGTACCGGTACCGCCCGTTGGTGCGGCTGTTCGCCCGTGAACAGCGGGGCCGGGGCCCGGGGCCGCAGCCACCGGTGCACGTTACGGGCTGA
- a CDS encoding IclR family transcriptional regulator, which yields MAHSTMTSPPLMSGVGVLDKASLLLGVLEGGPATLARLVSDTGLKRPTAHRLVLALERLGLVARDGHGHFALGPRLGDMVVEARQDRLKAQAGPVLAQVSARTGASARLHRRRGRMRICVASSEVLGGEPMPVGTAFPMKSGAVAQVLLAWEEPEALYEALRGARFTAAMLSGVRRRGWAQSVGGWEPDTATVSAPVRSPDGRVIAALSLSGPISRMGRNPGHQFGCEAIDAAVRIAELSGC from the coding sequence ATGGCCCACTCGACGATGACCTCACCGCCGCTGATGAGCGGAGTGGGCGTGCTCGACAAGGCGTCGCTGCTGCTGGGCGTGTTGGAAGGCGGCCCGGCCACGCTGGCCCGGCTGGTCTCCGACACCGGTCTGAAACGGCCCACCGCGCACCGGCTGGTGCTGGCCCTGGAGCGGCTGGGACTGGTCGCCCGCGACGGGCACGGGCACTTCGCCCTCGGCCCCCGGCTGGGCGACATGGTCGTCGAGGCCCGCCAGGACCGGCTGAAGGCCCAGGCGGGCCCGGTGCTGGCGCAGGTGAGCGCCCGGACCGGGGCGAGCGCCCGGCTCCACCGGCGCCGCGGCCGGATGCGGATCTGTGTGGCCTCCTCCGAGGTGCTGGGCGGTGAGCCGATGCCGGTGGGCACCGCGTTTCCGATGAAGTCCGGGGCGGTGGCCCAGGTGCTGCTCGCGTGGGAGGAGCCCGAGGCGCTGTACGAGGCGCTGCGCGGGGCCCGGTTCACCGCGGCCATGCTCTCCGGCGTACGGCGGCGGGGCTGGGCGCAGAGCGTCGGGGGCTGGGAGCCGGACACGGCGACCGTCTCGGCGCCGGTGCGTTCCCCGGACGGGCGGGTGATCGCGGCGCTGTCGCTCTCCGGGCCGATCAGCCGGATGGGCCGCAATCCGGGGCATCAGTTCGGCTGTGAGGCGATCGACGCGGCGGTGCGGATCGCCGAGTTGTCAGGTTGCTGA
- a CDS encoding thioesterase II family protein: MAVGIDSKWFRRYGTEGAPRRRLVCLPHAGGSAGFFHGWGTAFDYGVEVLATRYPGRQERLVEPGIDRIEDLADEVTAALLPFADVPLTLFGHSMGASVGYEVALRLESRYGIRLQALFVSSRKAPHKLTPQTTYLDGDEALLEEVRGLGGTDGALLDDPDLREVVLPALRADFKAVGTYGPRTAAPVGCPVVAHVGDGDPHISAEDMAAWGEVAPAGFDLRVLPGHHFYLVEQRDAVVRALAEHLG; this comes from the coding sequence ATGGCCGTCGGCATCGACAGCAAGTGGTTCCGCAGATACGGGACCGAGGGGGCGCCGCGCAGGCGGCTGGTCTGCCTGCCGCACGCGGGGGGATCCGCCGGGTTCTTCCATGGCTGGGGGACCGCCTTCGACTACGGCGTGGAAGTGCTCGCCACGCGCTATCCGGGCCGGCAGGAACGGCTCGTCGAGCCGGGCATCGACCGCATCGAGGACTTGGCGGACGAGGTCACCGCGGCCCTGCTGCCCTTCGCGGACGTGCCGTTGACCCTCTTCGGCCACAGCATGGGCGCGTCCGTGGGGTACGAGGTCGCGCTGCGGCTGGAGAGCCGGTACGGCATCCGCCTCCAGGCGCTCTTCGTCTCCAGCCGGAAGGCGCCGCACAAGCTGACGCCCCAGACCACCTACCTGGACGGCGACGAGGCGCTGCTGGAGGAGGTGCGGGGGCTCGGCGGCACCGACGGCGCGCTGCTGGACGACCCGGATCTGCGCGAGGTGGTGCTGCCCGCGCTCCGGGCGGACTTCAAGGCGGTGGGGACGTACGGTCCCCGTACCGCGGCGCCGGTCGGCTGCCCGGTGGTGGCCCATGTCGGGGACGGTGACCCGCACATCAGCGCGGAGGACATGGCCGCCTGGGGCGAGGTGGCACCGGCCGGCTTCGACCTGCGGGTGCTGCCGGGGCACCACTTCTACCTGGTGGAGCAGCGCGACGCCGTCGTCCGCGCGCTTGCCGAGCATCTGGGCTGA
- a CDS encoding LuxR family transcriptional regulator, which yields MPESASGSSRREVDLVPVEAADEFERELLEVSALLASTVDRRRNQLHRDSLVDVIDAHEDAVETAARLVTNATTRVDVVLAAEPAYSEAVHDALTALLSGAARTTSRVRLLCTPSTLDWRFVSAHAAEPRVRTRVARIPALVAVIADNEHALVCAASVAGRRASVVRAPGVIQPLVALFDGVWRNAVEVSDRIEFGDKTRADIAQQILERLRAGVTDEVAARELAMSVRTYRRYVAEIMALLGANSRFQAGVRAAELGLLISQSPGERR from the coding sequence ATGCCCGAGAGCGCTTCGGGCAGCAGCCGTCGAGAGGTCGACCTCGTTCCGGTCGAGGCCGCCGATGAATTCGAGCGGGAGCTGCTGGAAGTCAGCGCGCTCCTGGCGTCCACGGTGGACAGACGCCGCAACCAGCTGCACCGCGACTCCCTGGTGGACGTCATCGACGCCCATGAGGACGCCGTCGAGACGGCGGCGCGGCTGGTCACCAATGCCACTACGCGCGTCGATGTGGTGCTCGCCGCGGAGCCCGCGTACTCCGAGGCGGTCCACGACGCCCTGACCGCGCTGCTGTCCGGGGCGGCGCGCACGACCTCCCGGGTGCGGCTGCTGTGCACACCCTCGACGCTCGACTGGCGGTTCGTCTCGGCGCATGCCGCCGAACCGCGGGTACGGACCCGGGTGGCCCGGATCCCCGCGCTGGTCGCCGTGATCGCCGACAACGAACACGCGCTGGTGTGTGCCGCGTCGGTGGCCGGCCGCCGGGCCTCGGTGGTCCGCGCTCCCGGTGTCATCCAGCCGCTGGTCGCGCTCTTCGACGGGGTGTGGCGCAACGCGGTCGAGGTCTCCGACCGCATCGAATTCGGCGACAAGACACGGGCGGATATCGCACAGCAGATACTCGAGCGGCTGCGGGCCGGGGTGACCGACGAGGTCGCGGCCCGGGAACTCGCCATGTCCGTACGCACCTACCGACGGTATGTCGCGGAGATCATGGCGTTACTCGGGGCGAATTCACGATTTCAGGCCGGAGTACGCGCCGCGGAACTCGGTCTGCTCATCTCGCAATCCCCCGGCGAGCGACGGTGA
- a CDS encoding helix-turn-helix transcriptional regulator, whose amino-acid sequence MVQALLQARKLIESTVNLHRRTVARHAVVTMKGNDAAVANAVEALVDRARHGISIALPAGGDRAEVMVSALRRLNGPDHERIPVRLLCTPASLTDPAIRAAMESDVNTQVKVVDAVMEMLIVDGGVAMVRSSAERGGGDVVSVIEDTASVRALDLLFAGAWSGAVRPAEHRWISERLRTESARRILERLCKGYTDDVAAREVEVSLRTYRRHVAEIMRALGANSRFQAGVRAVELGLLSTADC is encoded by the coding sequence GTGGTGCAGGCTCTGCTCCAGGCCCGTAAATTGATCGAATCGACGGTGAATCTGCACCGTCGCACCGTGGCCCGGCACGCCGTGGTGACGATGAAGGGGAATGACGCGGCCGTTGCGAACGCCGTGGAGGCGCTCGTCGACCGGGCTCGGCACGGCATCAGCATCGCCCTCCCCGCCGGCGGTGACCGGGCCGAGGTCATGGTCTCGGCGCTGCGCCGGCTGAACGGACCGGACCATGAGCGCATTCCGGTACGGCTGCTGTGCACGCCCGCTTCGCTCACCGACCCAGCGATCCGGGCCGCCATGGAAAGCGATGTGAACACGCAGGTCAAGGTCGTCGACGCGGTCATGGAGATGCTGATCGTGGACGGCGGCGTGGCCATGGTCCGGTCCTCCGCGGAGCGCGGGGGAGGGGATGTGGTGTCGGTCATCGAGGACACGGCGTCCGTCCGGGCCCTGGATCTGCTGTTCGCCGGTGCGTGGTCGGGCGCGGTGCGCCCGGCGGAGCACCGCTGGATCAGCGAGCGGCTGCGTACCGAGTCCGCCCGGCGCATCCTGGAGCGGCTCTGCAAGGGCTACACCGACGATGTCGCGGCTCGCGAGGTCGAGGTCTCGTTGCGCACCTACCGGCGCCATGTCGCGGAGATCATGCGGGCGTTAGGGGCCAACTCCCGCTTCCAGGCGGGAGTGCGGGCGGTCGAGCTGGGTCTGCTGTCGACGGCCGACTGCTGA
- a CDS encoding LysR family transcriptional regulator: MHEREFRAFVSIAEIGRMDQAAKALGYSQPAISYQIKCLEQMLGTKLFTRDSTGAQLTREGRMILPSARAVLALIDSMKGVCAAA, from the coding sequence ATGCATGAGCGGGAGTTCCGCGCTTTCGTATCCATCGCTGAGATAGGGCGTATGGATCAAGCGGCCAAGGCGCTCGGCTATTCACAACCGGCCATCAGCTACCAAATCAAGTGCCTGGAGCAGATGCTGGGCACCAAGCTTTTCACGCGCGACTCCACCGGTGCACAGCTCACCAGAGAAGGTCGCATGATTCTTCCGTCCGCACGTGCGGTGCTCGCGCTGATCGACAGCATGAAGGGCGTCTGCGCCGCGGCCTGA